The following proteins are encoded in a genomic region of Aerococcaceae bacterium DSM 111021:
- a CDS encoding 3-phosphoglycerate dehydrogenase: protein MSYTEKRFKIKTLNNIDANALRKLTHEFTLNHSDSEADAVIVRSADMHDMELPEDLKFVGRAGSGVNNIPIDALTERGIVVANSPGANANGVKELVLSALIMSSRNIEAALDWTQTLVGETNINSKVEAGKKQFVGPELAGKKIGIIGLGAIGVLVANMCLDLGMEVFGYDPYLSVQHALGLNPSTKTQYDIHYIMQNSDYITLHIPYNESTKNYLNAELLAESKKGQIIINCARGGLVDLNALEDAINNGSIGKYVVDFPDEKTLSMKNTINIPHLGASTPESEANAANMVVDQVMDYLKNGNIHHSVNFPTINFGPIQTVCRITILHRNIPNMIGQITNVLSQHNLNINRLTNKPRDGWACTMIDLDDDIEAEDKVALENIEGVVRVRHLKPSNN, encoded by the coding sequence ATGAGCTACACTGAAAAAAGATTTAAAATCAAAACATTAAACAATATCGATGCCAATGCACTAAGAAAATTAACGCACGAATTTACTTTGAATCACAGTGATTCAGAGGCAGATGCTGTTATCGTAAGAAGTGCAGATATGCATGATATGGAATTACCAGAAGACTTAAAATTTGTTGGTAGAGCTGGTTCTGGTGTAAATAATATACCTATCGATGCGCTAACAGAGCGAGGCATCGTCGTAGCAAATTCACCTGGAGCAAATGCAAATGGTGTAAAAGAGTTGGTTTTATCGGCTTTAATTATGTCTTCTCGTAATATTGAAGCAGCATTAGACTGGACACAAACGCTTGTTGGAGAAACAAATATTAACTCCAAAGTAGAAGCGGGTAAAAAACAATTTGTTGGTCCCGAATTAGCTGGTAAGAAAATTGGTATTATTGGTTTAGGTGCAATTGGCGTCCTTGTTGCCAATATGTGCCTAGATTTAGGAATGGAAGTATTTGGTTACGATCCATACTTATCTGTCCAGCACGCACTTGGCTTGAACCCATCAACAAAGACGCAATACGATATACATTATATAATGCAAAATAGTGATTATATCACATTACATATCCCATATAATGAAAGTACAAAAAATTATCTTAATGCCGAATTATTAGCTGAATCAAAAAAAGGTCAAATTATTATTAACTGTGCACGTGGCGGATTAGTAGACCTTAATGCTTTAGAAGATGCGATTAACAACGGGAGTATTGGTAAATATGTGGTCGATTTCCCAGATGAAAAAACATTAAGTATGAAAAATACAATCAATATCCCTCACCTTGGTGCATCAACACCTGAAAGTGAGGCTAATGCCGCAAATATGGTCGTTGATCAAGTCATGGATTATTTAAAAAATGGTAATATTCATCACTCTGTGAATTTCCCCACAATCAATTTTGGACCAATCCAGACTGTCTGTCGTATTACGATTTTACATCGTAATATCCCTAATATGATCGGTCAAATTACAAATGTTCTATCTCAACATAATTTGAATATTAATCGTTTAACGAATAAGCCTCGCGATGGTTGGGCTTGTACTATGATTGATTTAGATGATGATATAGAAGCTGAAGATAAAGTTGCACTTGAAAATATCGAAGGCGTTGTACGTGTTCGACACTTAAAACCTTCAAATAATTAA
- the serC gene encoding 3-phosphoserine/phosphohydroxythreonine transaminase, producing MNRIYNFSAGPSTLPVSVLEDVGRNITNYQGQGLSVMEMSHRSPSYMEIHANAKHSLRTLMNIPDNYEILFLQGGASTQFSSVPLNLLNKSGKADYILTGSFAKKAYKEALNYGDINIAVSTEEDDFTYIPNNDDIHVRPDADYVHLCLNNTIFGTRFKPDSLPDFGDIPLVADMSSNILSEEYDISKFGLIYAGAQKNMGPAGLTVVIIRKDLMGNAQAATPTMLNYATQSDKDSMYNTPPTFAIYVAGLVYEWLLDQGGVKAIEAINKEKATKLYDYIDQSEFYTGTARKEDRSIMNVTFRTHSEELDKVFAKESQERDLINLKGHRSVGGMRASIYNAMPIEGVDALIKFMKDFENKYK from the coding sequence ATGAATCGCATTTATAATTTCTCTGCAGGACCATCGACACTTCCAGTTTCAGTTTTAGAAGATGTGGGTAGAAACATTACAAATTACCAGGGGCAAGGCTTATCCGTGATGGAGATGAGTCATAGATCTCCATCCTACATGGAAATTCATGCTAATGCTAAACATTCATTACGCACATTAATGAATATTCCTGACAATTATGAAATTTTATTCTTACAAGGAGGAGCTTCGACTCAATTTTCGAGTGTTCCACTGAATTTGTTAAATAAATCTGGCAAAGCTGATTATATCTTAACAGGTAGTTTCGCTAAAAAAGCATATAAAGAAGCCTTGAATTACGGTGATATTAACATCGCAGTCAGTACTGAGGAAGATGACTTTACTTATATTCCTAATAATGATGATATACATGTTCGCCCAGATGCTGACTATGTTCATCTATGTTTAAATAATACAATTTTTGGAACACGTTTTAAACCCGATTCTTTACCAGATTTTGGTGACATTCCCTTAGTCGCAGATATGTCTTCAAATATTCTATCTGAAGAATATGATATAAGTAAATTTGGATTAATTTATGCCGGAGCTCAAAAAAACATGGGGCCTGCTGGGTTAACCGTCGTTATTATTCGTAAAGATCTTATGGGTAATGCACAAGCTGCTACACCTACGATGCTCAATTATGCTACTCAATCTGATAAAGATTCTATGTACAATACACCTCCAACCTTTGCTATCTATGTTGCTGGCCTTGTATATGAATGGTTATTAGATCAAGGTGGAGTGAAAGCAATAGAAGCAATCAATAAAGAAAAAGCGACTAAATTATATGACTACATTGATCAAAGTGAGTTTTACACTGGAACAGCTAGAAAAGAAGATCGTTCAATCATGAATGTCACTTTCAGAACACATTCAGAAGAGTTAGATAAAGTATTCGCAAAGGAATCTCAAGAACGTGATTTAATTAATTTAAAAGGACACCGTTCAGTCGGTGGAATGCGTGCAAGTATTTATAATGCAATGCCAATTGAAGGTGTTGACGCGTTAATTAAATTTATGAAAGACTTCGAAAATAAATATAAGTGA
- a CDS encoding 30S ribosomal protein S6: MSQTTKYEILYIIRPDLNEDEKKELVERFDGILTTNGTEIVESKDWAKRRLAYEINDYKEGIYHLITAEASDATGINEFDRLALINRGILRHMITKVDA, translated from the coding sequence ATGAGCCAAACAACAAAATACGAAATTTTATATATTATCCGTCCTGACTTAAACGAAGACGAGAAAAAAGAATTAGTAGAGCGTTTCGATGGTATCTTAACAACTAACGGAACTGAAATTGTTGAGTCAAAAGACTGGGCAAAACGTCGCTTAGCATATGAGATTAATGATTATAAAGAAGGAATTTATCATTTAATCACAGCTGAAGCTTCAGATGCTACAGGAATCAACGAATTCGACCGTCTAGCTTTAATCAACCGTGGAATCTTACGTCATATGATTACTAAAGTAGATGCTTAA
- the ssb gene encoding single-stranded DNA-binding protein, translated as MVNTVQLVGRLTREVDLKFTSSGIAVGTFTIAVNRNFTNQQGEREADFISCVIWRKSAENFANFTRKGSQVGVEGRLQTRNYENQQGQRVYVTEVVVEQFHLLEPRSVTEQRPADTNTDSNNSSSYGGGQSYNNSNNSQGQNNNYSNNQPSYQNNNSNNNSGGFGNSPFNMEDGTPVDISEDDLPF; from the coding sequence ATTGTGAACACAGTTCAATTAGTGGGACGTTTGACACGAGAAGTTGACTTGAAGTTTACTTCGTCAGGTATTGCAGTAGGTACTTTTACAATTGCCGTTAATCGCAATTTTACTAATCAACAAGGTGAACGTGAAGCTGATTTTATTAGTTGCGTAATCTGGCGTAAATCAGCTGAAAACTTTGCTAACTTTACACGTAAAGGATCTCAAGTTGGAGTCGAAGGTCGTCTTCAAACACGTAATTACGAGAATCAACAAGGTCAACGTGTATATGTTACTGAAGTAGTTGTAGAGCAGTTCCATTTATTGGAGCCACGTTCAGTTACTGAACAAAGACCTGCTGATACAAATACTGATAGCAACAATAGTAGTAGTTATGGTGGAGGACAAAGTTATAACAATAGTAATAACTCTCAAGGCCAAAATAACAACTACAGTAATAATCAACCGTCTTATCAAAATAACAATTCAAATAACAATAGTGGAGGATTTGGTAATTCACCATTTAACATGGAAGATGGCACGCCAGTTGACATCTCTGAAGATGATTTACCATTCTAA
- a CDS encoding 30S ribosomal protein S18: MGQRRGGRRRKKVCFFCANHIDHPDYKDVDLVSRFVSEKGKILPRRVTGTCAKHQRTLTATVKRTRIMALIPFTIKD, from the coding sequence ATGGGACAACGTCGTGGTGGAAGACGCAGAAAAAAAGTATGTTTCTTCTGTGCAAATCATATTGATCACCCTGATTATAAAGACGTGGATTTAGTTAGCCGTTTCGTATCTGAAAAAGGTAAAATTTTACCTCGTCGAGTAACAGGTACTTGTGCTAAACATCAACGTACTTTAACAGCAACTGTTAAACGTACTCGTATTATGGCACTAATTCCATTTACAATTAAAGACTAA
- the rplI gene encoding 50S ribosomal protein L9, which yields MKVILLKDVKKQGKKGEVVEVSDGYGRNYLIKNNLAKMADGAALNQLQSKKEAEARVAKEELTESKLVKEAIEKEDTVVTISAKTGEDGRLFGTIPSKQIAEELEKQYGIKVDRRKIQLSENLSSLGSYNVTVKLHTKVSADIKVHVVGQ from the coding sequence ATGAAAGTAATTTTATTAAAAGATGTGAAGAAACAAGGTAAAAAAGGCGAGGTTGTTGAAGTATCGGATGGTTATGGACGTAATTATTTAATTAAAAACAACTTAGCCAAAATGGCAGATGGTGCTGCTTTAAATCAATTACAGTCTAAAAAAGAAGCTGAAGCAAGAGTAGCTAAAGAAGAATTAACTGAATCAAAGCTAGTCAAAGAAGCAATTGAGAAAGAAGATACAGTTGTAACTATTTCAGCTAAGACCGGTGAAGATGGGCGTTTATTCGGAACGATTCCATCAAAACAAATTGCAGAAGAACTTGAAAAACAATATGGAATTAAAGTAGATCGCCGTAAAATCCAATTAAGTGAAAACTTAAGTTCATTGGGTAGCTATAACGTCACAGTAAAATTACATACAAAAGTTTCTGCTGACATTAAAGTACATGTGGTCGGCCAATAG
- the dnaB gene encoding replicative DNA helicase, with protein sequence MENKPIDKQLPYNIEAEQSVLGALLISPVKVGTVQSIIEEEDFYLRKHRIIFNAMANIFDSPEYELDPVTLIDRLTSYGEIENVGGHDYIIELTQTAPTAANVDHYAKIVKDKAILRSLISASSQISQTAYEEGDEIANIIEKSEKLILSIGEGKSNNGPVSIRSLISDAFENIVRLSEEKRDVVGLPTGYIDLDKLTSGFQPDQLIILAARPSVGKTAFALNIAQNVATKSKIPVVIYSLEMGALDLVNRIICAEGNIHASNLRTGQLTDDEWNSFTVATNTLKDAPIFIDDTAGIKVSEIRAKSRRLKQENPDLGLIVIDYLQLIEGSGGGESRQQEVSEISRQLKKLAKELGVPVIALSQLSRGVEHRQNKRPMLSDIRESGSIEQDADIVAFLYREDYHQQEGDEEVVQDDDLPDNTVEVILAKNRAGARDTVRLLFKKEYNKFSSLSFVPEPPMM encoded by the coding sequence TTGGAAAATAAACCAATAGACAAACAATTACCATATAATATAGAAGCTGAACAATCTGTACTTGGGGCATTATTAATTAGTCCTGTAAAAGTAGGAACGGTTCAATCTATAATTGAGGAAGAGGATTTTTATTTACGAAAGCATCGCATCATATTTAATGCGATGGCAAATATATTTGATTCCCCTGAATATGAACTTGATCCAGTAACTTTAATAGATAGATTAACTAGTTACGGAGAAATTGAAAATGTAGGTGGACACGATTATATTATCGAATTAACTCAGACTGCGCCAACGGCGGCCAACGTTGACCACTACGCGAAGATAGTGAAAGATAAAGCAATATTACGTAGTTTAATCTCAGCAAGTAGTCAAATAAGCCAAACTGCTTATGAAGAAGGTGATGAGATTGCGAATATTATTGAGAAAAGCGAAAAACTTATTCTATCAATCGGTGAAGGTAAGAGTAACAATGGACCGGTATCAATTCGATCATTAATATCTGACGCATTTGAGAATATTGTAAGATTATCGGAGGAAAAAAGAGATGTTGTTGGATTGCCAACTGGTTATATAGATTTAGATAAATTAACAAGTGGTTTCCAACCCGATCAATTAATTATTTTAGCTGCGCGTCCATCCGTAGGGAAGACAGCATTCGCTTTAAATATAGCTCAAAATGTAGCAACTAAATCTAAAATACCTGTTGTCATCTACTCTCTAGAGATGGGTGCACTTGACTTGGTAAACCGTATTATCTGTGCTGAAGGAAATATCCATGCATCAAACTTACGTACGGGTCAATTAACTGATGATGAATGGAATAGTTTTACTGTTGCGACAAATACATTAAAAGATGCTCCAATTTTTATTGATGATACAGCAGGTATTAAAGTATCTGAAATCCGTGCAAAAAGCAGGCGGTTGAAACAAGAGAATCCAGATTTGGGATTAATTGTAATAGACTATTTACAGTTAATTGAAGGGTCCGGTGGTGGGGAAAGCCGTCAGCAAGAAGTATCGGAAATTTCTCGTCAATTGAAGAAGTTAGCAAAAGAATTAGGCGTTCCTGTTATTGCCTTGTCACAATTATCACGTGGTGTTGAACACCGTCAAAATAAACGACCAATGCTAAGTGATATTCGTGAGTCTGGATCGATTGAGCAAGATGCGGACATCGTTGCATTCTTATACCGTGAAGATTATCACCAACAAGAAGGCGATGAAGAAGTAGTTCAGGATGATGATTTACCGGACAATACAGTTGAAGTAATCTTAGCTAAAAACCGTGCAGGTGCGAGGGATACCGTGCGATTGTTATTCAAAAAAGAATATAATAAATTTTCAAGTTTATCATTCGTACCTGAACCTCCAATGATGTAA
- a CDS encoding LPXTG cell wall anchor domain-containing protein, with the protein MRLKKLLLVSTCALAIGAGTTIGSDSLLSESNIVHAQEETTSTEVNTQLLAEIKNNLAGVQPVNLEQLLEVDDQYLIDLYDTATTQAETDTVNDVWKTMYDQLAIDYAQLNLLTGENLQAYNDAAENIIANSQYSYSDLNTALPSDILGWYNSALLENNDDIQATVETILPQITQAREAYILRRDEREDGGDDGNGQTPAPEDEFTAAISEYTDITEEQLSQFTEEEIEPIKIGAQNGEYSQDTMDIIRDQIIQLNPDVFTAEQVSSVASDIRNAFIESTPATQEQLDQLDDTYLVRMVGEGNHLGADIGWAYNTAVYDNPEVFGPEATRFRDTLVADFNLNEDQLLSVPDAELLWQEFSVFQENNMEEDIEALAVAMQENFDITVDGDTPSDSSSSEESSDEESSESDESEPISELDTYREELVSQTDLTIEQLNQFSDEHLTNLMDRLGLSTESTSSEELNALRDELVIAGYDNFSGEQLTSAIAPVREAVINQTPATEGILNEFEDRTYAEWYNAAKNAGEEVPNYIFEQLVTMYPNMFNDLVTEAKQNIVQNTSITQEQIDQMQFEDILWAVQPNETGEVNYVDVTNYLAERYPEVISGGDSETPGESSEDTEQSASSVDVSISSSVEENEENLPNTGESSTLWIIILAAVALVGGGIYLLVSGRRSKH; encoded by the coding sequence ATGAGATTGAAAAAATTATTATTAGTATCTACATGTGCTTTAGCAATAGGTGCAGGAACAACAATTGGAAGTGATTCGTTACTATCAGAAAGTAATATCGTTCATGCCCAAGAAGAAACAACGTCAACAGAGGTAAACACACAATTACTCGCAGAGATTAAAAACAATCTGGCGGGCGTTCAACCTGTTAACTTAGAACAATTATTAGAAGTAGATGATCAATATCTAATTGACCTATATGATACTGCGACGACTCAAGCAGAGACGGACACAGTCAATGATGTATGGAAAACTATGTATGATCAGTTAGCAATTGACTATGCTCAATTAAACTTACTCACAGGCGAGAATCTTCAAGCGTATAATGACGCAGCAGAAAATATTATTGCCAATTCTCAATATAGTTATTCAGATTTAAACACGGCATTACCAAGTGATATTTTAGGTTGGTATAATAGTGCTTTGTTAGAAAATAACGATGATATTCAAGCGACCGTAGAGACAATCTTGCCACAAATCACGCAAGCACGTGAGGCTTATATCCTAAGACGTGATGAGAGAGAAGATGGCGGAGATGATGGTAACGGTCAGACACCCGCTCCTGAAGATGAATTTACAGCCGCAATTTCTGAATATACTGACATTACAGAAGAGCAACTAAGTCAGTTCACTGAAGAAGAAATAGAGCCAATCAAAATAGGTGCTCAAAACGGTGAATATTCACAAGATACGATGGATATCATTCGTGACCAAATTATCCAATTAAATCCAGATGTCTTTACAGCTGAACAAGTAAGTTCGGTAGCAAGTGATATCCGTAATGCTTTTATAGAATCAACTCCAGCAACTCAAGAACAATTAGACCAGCTTGATGATACTTACCTAGTACGTATGGTTGGTGAAGGAAATCATCTTGGTGCTGATATTGGTTGGGCGTATAATACAGCAGTATATGATAACCCAGAAGTATTCGGCCCAGAAGCAACTCGCTTTAGAGATACTTTAGTAGCAGACTTTAATTTAAATGAAGATCAATTATTATCTGTACCCGATGCTGAATTGTTATGGCAAGAGTTCTCTGTCTTCCAAGAAAACAATATGGAGGAAGATATAGAAGCTTTAGCTGTCGCAATGCAAGAAAATTTTGATATTACAGTTGATGGAGATACCCCATCTGACAGTTCTTCAAGCGAAGAGTCGTCAGATGAAGAGTCTTCGGAGTCTGATGAATCAGAACCAATCAGTGAATTAGACACCTATCGTGAAGAATTAGTTAGTCAAACTGATTTAACAATCGAACAATTAAATCAATTTAGTGATGAGCATTTAACTAACTTAATGGATAGATTAGGTCTTTCAACAGAAAGTACTTCTTCAGAAGAATTAAATGCTTTACGCGATGAACTTGTTATTGCAGGTTATGATAATTTCAGTGGCGAACAATTAACAAGTGCTATTGCTCCAGTTCGTGAAGCAGTAATTAATCAAACACCTGCTACAGAAGGTATCTTAAATGAATTTGAAGACCGTACTTATGCTGAATGGTATAACGCAGCTAAGAATGCTGGTGAAGAAGTACCTAACTACATTTTCGAACAATTAGTTACGATGTATCCAAACATGTTTAATGATTTAGTTACTGAGGCTAAACAAAATATCGTTCAAAATACATCAATCACTCAAGAACAAATTGATCAAATGCAATTTGAAGATATTCTATGGGCTGTTCAACCCAATGAAACAGGTGAAGTAAACTATGTTGATGTAACAAATTACTTAGCTGAAAGATACCCTGAAGTAATCAGCGGTGGTGATTCAGAAACTCCCGGTGAATCTAGTGAAGATACTGAACAATCAGCATCAAGTGTTGATGTCTCAATCAGTTCATCAGTGGAAGAGAACGAAGAAAACTTACCAAATACTGGTGAAAGTAGTACACTTTGGATTATTATTTTAGCAGCTGTAGCCTTAGTAGGTGGAGGTATATACTTACTAGTATCAGGACGTCGTAGTAAACATTAA
- a CDS encoding adenylosuccinate synthase yields the protein MTSVVVVGTQWGDEGKGKITDFLSNNAEVIARYQGGDNAGHTIQFDEKTYKLHLIPSGIFDSSKISVIGNGVVVNPKSLVKELKYLADEGVDTSSLRISSRAHVILPYHILMDQLQEDSKGDNKIGTTIKGIGPAYMDKAARVGIRIADLLDKEIFKERLEVNLAEKNVLFERVYDNAPLSFDDIFEEYYAYGQEIAKFVTDTSVILNDAIDQGKRVLFEGAQGVMLDIDQGTYPFVTSSNPVAGGVTIGSGVGPSKIDTVVGVCKAYTSRVGDGPFPTELFDEVGQQIREVGREYGTTTGRPRRVGWFDTVVMRHSRRVSGITNLSLNSIDVLTGLDTIKICTAYETSAGERIEYYPASLKILADCTPVYEELPGWTEDITGAKTLEDLPQNARNYVRRISELVGVKIATLSVGPDREQTMILDSVWG from the coding sequence ATGACATCAGTAGTAGTTGTAGGAACACAATGGGGAGACGAAGGTAAGGGTAAAATTACCGACTTTCTAAGTAATAATGCTGAGGTAATTGCACGTTATCAAGGTGGAGACAATGCAGGTCATACGATTCAATTTGATGAAAAAACGTATAAGTTACATTTAATTCCTTCTGGTATCTTTGATAGTAGCAAGATTAGTGTTATCGGAAACGGTGTTGTCGTAAATCCAAAATCACTTGTTAAAGAATTAAAATATTTAGCAGATGAAGGTGTCGATACAAGTAGTTTACGTATTTCTTCTCGTGCTCACGTTATCTTACCTTATCATATCTTAATGGATCAACTTCAAGAAGATTCCAAAGGTGATAACAAAATCGGAACAACGATCAAAGGTATCGGACCAGCATATATGGATAAAGCTGCTCGTGTAGGTATCCGTATCGCTGATCTATTAGACAAAGAAATCTTTAAAGAGCGTTTAGAAGTTAACTTAGCTGAAAAGAATGTATTATTTGAGCGTGTTTATGATAATGCACCCTTATCGTTTGATGATATTTTTGAAGAATACTATGCTTATGGTCAAGAAATTGCTAAGTTTGTAACTGATACGTCAGTTATTTTAAACGATGCGATTGATCAAGGGAAACGTGTTTTATTCGAAGGTGCTCAAGGTGTTATGTTAGATATCGATCAAGGTACTTATCCATTCGTTACCTCTTCAAATCCAGTTGCTGGTGGAGTAACGATTGGTAGTGGAGTTGGACCTTCTAAGATTGATACTGTTGTTGGTGTGTGTAAAGCCTATACATCACGTGTAGGTGATGGCCCATTCCCAACAGAATTATTCGATGAAGTTGGACAACAAATCCGTGAAGTAGGTAGAGAATACGGAACAACAACTGGACGTCCACGTCGTGTTGGTTGGTTCGATACAGTAGTAATGCGTCATTCTCGTCGTGTATCTGGTATTACAAATCTATCACTAAACTCAATTGATGTATTAACTGGTTTAGATACAATTAAGATTTGTACTGCTTACGAAACATCAGCTGGCGAACGTATTGAATACTATCCAGCTAGTTTAAAGATTCTTGCTGACTGTACACCAGTTTATGAAGAATTACCTGGTTGGACAGAAGATATTACTGGTGCAAAAACTTTAGAAGACTTACCGCAAAATGCACGTAATTATGTACGTCGTATTAGCGAATTAGTTGGAGTTAAAATTGCAACATTATCAGTTGGACCTGACCGTGAACAAACAATGATTTTAGATAGCGTTTGGGGTTAA
- a CDS encoding C39 family peptidase, whose translation MPKSRNYTPIATIGSLIFIAICLSLIILLNKLTANNNLIIADYQQQATQEELLPLHAEPIVAEKPESIKEEPVVTAPPTLTETLSTYSPKDKAMEDTIAELTQSEFGDDLVNAQDEILAAIYANDLDVEELGYLFLPDYPAANTPAAAGNQIDVPLYLQKDANWRTEKYGSNTTQQLGENGCAILSLAMVHAAYEERDVNPKEILEWSEETYWVDNAGTSWQIFHDFAVDYNYDFFNYGNNFYSAMEAVNNGELVIASVVPGFFTEVGHIIVIRGYKDGKVYVNDPNDDPKKMYSVQGIDEEVLLSEGVNYWSFSK comes from the coding sequence ATGCCGAAATCGCGTAACTATACGCCTATAGCAACAATTGGCTCACTTATTTTTATTGCCATTTGTTTAAGTTTAATTATACTTTTAAATAAATTAACAGCGAATAACAATCTAATTATTGCTGATTACCAACAACAGGCCACTCAAGAAGAGTTGTTACCTCTACACGCAGAACCTATTGTTGCCGAAAAACCTGAATCGATTAAAGAAGAACCCGTTGTCACAGCACCACCGACTTTAACCGAAACATTAAGTACCTACTCGCCTAAAGATAAAGCAATGGAAGACACCATTGCAGAACTAACGCAATCTGAATTTGGCGATGACCTAGTTAATGCACAAGATGAGATATTAGCTGCCATCTATGCAAATGACCTTGATGTTGAAGAGCTTGGTTATCTTTTCTTACCTGATTACCCTGCAGCAAATACACCAGCAGCAGCTGGCAATCAAATTGATGTCCCGTTATATCTTCAAAAAGATGCCAACTGGCGTACAGAAAAATACGGTAGCAATACCACTCAACAATTAGGTGAAAATGGCTGTGCGATATTATCACTTGCCATGGTACATGCTGCTTACGAAGAACGTGATGTGAACCCAAAAGAAATCCTCGAATGGAGTGAAGAAACATATTGGGTAGATAATGCTGGAACATCATGGCAAATTTTCCATGATTTTGCGGTGGATTATAACTATGACTTCTTTAATTACGGTAATAATTTTTACAGTGCCATGGAAGCAGTTAATAATGGTGAACTCGTTATCGCATCTGTTGTACCTGGTTTCTTTACAGAAGTTGGTCACATTATTGTCATTCGTGGTTACAAGGATGGTAAAGTATACGTCAATGATCCCAATGATGATCCCAAAAAAATGTATAGTGTTCAAGGCATTGATGAAGAAGTACTACTATCAGAAGGTGTCAACTACTGGTCTTTTTCAAAATAA
- a CDS encoding MerR family transcriptional regulator produces the protein MARKEFRKSLAVFPIGTVMELTELTARQIRYYEQQGLIEPQRSETNRRLYSLNDVDRLLDIIDLMDEGMTIKGIKNRYGFNEKISKSTVPLTDQDVRRILRDELDFQSRFE, from the coding sequence ATGGCAAGAAAGGAATTTCGTAAGTCACTGGCTGTTTTTCCGATAGGGACGGTAATGGAGTTGACCGAATTGACAGCACGTCAAATTCGTTACTACGAACAGCAAGGTTTAATTGAGCCCCAACGTAGTGAAACCAACCGTAGACTATACTCTTTGAATGATGTTGATCGTTTATTAGACATCATCGACCTGATGGATGAAGGCATGACAATTAAGGGTATTAAGAATCGTTATGGATTTAATGAGAAGATTTCTAAAAGTACTGTACCTTTAACTGACCAAGATGTGCGACGTATCTTAAGGGATGAACTAGATTTTCAATCCAGGTTTGAGTAA